One Vibrio sp. CDRSL-10 TSBA genomic region harbors:
- a CDS encoding formate dehydrogenase accessory sulfurtransferase FdhD — protein sequence MSKLSVIKTSENPLQTMDVDVYDEYGEKLVKSIACERPLTVLLNWKEIVTLMTLGSRPDALVLGYLKNQSFISDPDALDSVIIDWETNSAAVVTRENIDHLESALKKKTVTSGCGQGTMYGNVIKQLENYQVPQRPLKQSQIYAALEALTHHNDTYKKAGAVHGCAICFEDQVLSFVEDVGRHNAVDTLAGEMWLNNMSGEDKIFYTTGRLTSEMVIKVAQMGIPVLLSRSGVTQMGLDLAQQFGITTIARAKGLRFQVYSGADKIEFDVKGHLAD from the coding sequence TGGGGAGAAATTGGTCAAATCGATCGCGTGTGAGCGTCCTCTGACCGTACTGCTTAACTGGAAGGAAATCGTCACTCTGATGACACTAGGGTCGCGGCCAGACGCTCTGGTTCTGGGCTACCTGAAAAATCAGAGTTTTATTTCCGATCCTGACGCGCTAGACTCGGTCATCATTGACTGGGAGACCAATTCTGCCGCCGTGGTTACCCGGGAAAACATTGATCACCTTGAGTCGGCATTAAAGAAAAAGACCGTCACTTCAGGCTGTGGTCAGGGCACCATGTACGGCAACGTGATCAAACAACTGGAAAACTATCAGGTTCCGCAACGCCCGCTTAAACAGTCTCAGATTTATGCAGCCCTGGAAGCGTTAACCCATCACAATGACACGTATAAAAAAGCAGGTGCCGTGCACGGCTGTGCAATCTGCTTTGAAGATCAGGTGTTATCGTTTGTGGAAGATGTCGGTCGCCACAATGCCGTCGATACTCTGGCCGGAGAAATGTGGCTCAACAATATGAGTGGCGAGGATAAAATCTTTTACACCACAGGTCGTTTAACCTCAGAAATGGTAATCAAAGTTGCCCAGATGGGGATACCTGTCTTGCTCTCCCGCTCCGGTGTGACCCAGATGGGACTCGACCTCGCGCAACAGTTTGGCATCACAACCATTGCCAGAGCAAAAGGACTGCGTTTTCAGGTCTACAGCGGTGCAGATAAAATCGAGTTTGATGTCAAAGGACATCTGGCAGACTAA